The proteins below come from a single Arthrobacter crystallopoietes genomic window:
- a CDS encoding glucose-1-phosphate adenylyltransferase family protein: MKRPSILAIILAGGAGGRLGVLTDQRSKPSVPFGSHYRLIDIPLSNLKHSHISDVWIVEQYLPYSLNDHIANGRPWDLDRTHGGLQILPPYQGADGEGFAEGNADALYRQAKLIRDFNPDLVLVLSADHLYRLDFRDVVDTHLQAEAAMTMVTTEIDGDTSRYGVVQADGGRVTGFDYKPEEPQGKLVAAEVFLYDAEVLLDTMDLLADSEAGLKDYGDSLVPYLVEKAAVAEHRLDGYWRDLGTVPSYWEAHMELLDGGGFNLHDPGWPVLTASPQLMPAYIAAGARIEDSLIAAGATVHGTVQRSVIGPGTVVEEGAVVADSVLLHNVRVGPDARLVRVIADDSVVVGRNSKIGDDGGITVLGAGNQVPADRLVAAGTELEPDSGTSK, translated from the coding sequence ATGAAACGACCGAGTATCCTGGCAATCATTCTCGCCGGCGGAGCGGGCGGCCGTTTGGGCGTGCTGACGGACCAGCGGTCCAAACCCTCGGTCCCGTTCGGCAGCCACTACCGCTTGATCGACATCCCGCTGTCCAACCTGAAGCACAGCCATATTTCGGACGTCTGGATTGTGGAGCAGTACCTGCCCTATTCGCTGAACGACCACATCGCCAACGGCCGGCCCTGGGATCTTGACCGCACCCACGGCGGCCTGCAAATCCTGCCGCCGTACCAGGGCGCGGACGGTGAGGGTTTCGCCGAAGGCAACGCGGATGCGCTCTACCGGCAGGCCAAGCTGATCCGCGATTTCAATCCAGATCTGGTCCTGGTCCTCAGCGCCGACCATCTGTACCGGCTGGATTTCCGTGACGTGGTCGATACGCACCTTCAGGCCGAAGCCGCAATGACCATGGTCACCACAGAGATCGACGGCGATACCTCCCGTTACGGCGTGGTCCAGGCTGACGGCGGCCGGGTCACCGGATTCGACTACAAGCCGGAGGAACCGCAGGGCAAGCTGGTGGCCGCGGAGGTCTTCCTCTACGACGCCGAGGTCCTGCTCGACACCATGGATCTGCTCGCCGACTCGGAGGCCGGGCTAAAGGACTACGGGGACAGCCTAGTCCCGTATCTGGTGGAAAAGGCTGCAGTGGCCGAGCACCGGCTGGACGGGTACTGGCGTGACCTCGGTACGGTGCCCAGCTACTGGGAAGCGCACATGGAACTGCTCGACGGCGGCGGATTCAACCTGCATGATCCGGGGTGGCCCGTCCTGACCGCCAGCCCGCAGCTGATGCCCGCGTACATTGCCGCCGGCGCGCGGATCGAGGACAGCCTGATCGCGGCGGGAGCTACGGTTCACGGGACTGTGCAGCGCAGCGTCATCGGCCCCGGTACCGTCGTGGAAGAAGGCGCCGTCGTTGCGGATTCCGTCCTCCTGCACAACGTCCGGGTGGGACCGGATGCCCGGCTGGTCCGGGTCATCGCCGACGATAGCGTCGTCGTCGGCCGCAATTCAAAGATCGGCGACGACGGCGGCATCACCGTTCTCGGCGCCGGAAACCAGGTCCCGGCGGACCGGCTGGTTGCCGCGGGAACGGAACTCGAACCGGACAGTGGCACCAGCAAGTAG
- a CDS encoding DEAD/DEAH box helicase, whose amino-acid sequence MRDKMEDVPQLSFPQVDAGEIIRHVGGAAFARGKAYSSGNTVEDLTWDPDTGVLQSRVNGTAAVPYRCRVQLKKKHDGGYSLLDNSCSCPVGYDCKHVAATLLYGNLMNLRASEEFKLSAESTPFAGYGASASPAIPQWQQALDSLLATGPQSTPKRAASSIGRKTRSRLMPLGLQFEVRDQTLQAHQQWRPGSGVSHSGRVPTNRIQLGVRPVVRNDKDRWVRNNLRWNSISFKTFGMSLDPEQHRWFSQFVPLHRASGQLHFGEDNDWLYLDEFSSPLLWQLLDEAKRLGIAMLGAKADTAVIIGRHAELRLDARAPESGLTLEPSLYIDGTPQPLEMAGAIGNHGAYSYDNVLRQITLAPTRKQLTAGEQQLLQRPAAVAVPEQDVPQFLEQVYPRLQRTISVTSSDASVELPEILPPTLVLTATYGKANSLKLEWAFEYGRKESAARKPLEAEPQETGYRDAEAEAELKAAVRKVLHVEHIPAETTVKDMGAVDFTQETIPRLEKIDGVRVDVIGEQPDYRELTETPELTISTVETEQTDWFDLGVMVTVAGRKIPFGDIFKALSKGQKKLLLVDKTYLSLEQPVFDKLRELVDEAMALQDRGSGELQISRYQAGLWAEFEELAEDTEQAQAWQQSVSGLLKLDKVEPTPLPAGLHAELRPYQAEGFNWLAFLWRYRLGGVLADDMGLGKTLQALALMLHAKETATNDVGPFLVVAPTSVVPNWVTEARRFAPGLRVTSITDTQARTRLPLSETVAEADVVITSYTIFRLNAEDYQEQKWAGLILDEAQFVKNRTTKAHQAARHLQTPFKLAITGTPMENNLMELWSIFAITAPGLFPSALKFADTYQRPIERSGSTELLARLRRRIRPLMMRRTKEAVASDLPPKQEQVLEVELSAKHRKIYDTHLQRERQKIMRLVDNMDKNRFTIFQSLTLLRMLSLDASLIHDDYAAVPSSKLDVLFEQLEDVLAEGHRALIFSQFTSFLKKAAERLDVEGVEYTYLDGSTRRRAEVINRFKEGHAPVFLISLKAGGFGLNLTEADYCFLLDPWWNPASEAQAVDRTHRIGQTKNVMVYRMVAKNTIEEKVMALKEGKSKLFSSVMDDDAMFSSKLTADDIRGLLES is encoded by the coding sequence GTGCGTGACAAGATGGAAGACGTGCCCCAACTTTCTTTTCCGCAGGTGGATGCCGGCGAGATCATCCGCCATGTCGGCGGTGCCGCCTTCGCCCGCGGCAAGGCTTACTCCTCGGGCAACACCGTGGAGGATCTGACCTGGGATCCGGACACCGGCGTGCTGCAGAGCAGAGTCAACGGCACCGCTGCGGTTCCGTACCGCTGCCGGGTCCAGCTCAAGAAGAAGCACGACGGCGGTTACAGCCTGCTCGATAATTCCTGCAGCTGCCCGGTGGGTTACGACTGCAAACACGTGGCGGCGACCCTGCTGTACGGCAACCTGATGAATCTGCGCGCGAGCGAGGAATTCAAGCTGTCCGCTGAATCCACTCCATTTGCCGGTTACGGTGCATCGGCTTCTCCGGCGATTCCGCAGTGGCAGCAGGCGCTGGACTCGTTGCTGGCAACGGGACCGCAGTCCACCCCGAAGCGCGCTGCCAGCAGCATCGGCCGCAAGACACGCAGCCGCCTGATGCCGCTGGGGCTGCAGTTCGAAGTGCGGGACCAGACCTTGCAGGCGCACCAGCAATGGCGGCCCGGATCGGGTGTGAGCCATAGCGGCCGCGTGCCTACCAACCGGATCCAGCTCGGCGTACGCCCGGTGGTCCGGAACGACAAGGACCGCTGGGTCAGGAACAATCTGCGCTGGAATTCCATCAGTTTCAAGACCTTCGGAATGAGTCTGGATCCCGAGCAGCACCGCTGGTTTTCGCAATTCGTGCCGCTCCACCGCGCCAGCGGCCAGCTGCATTTCGGCGAAGACAATGACTGGCTGTACCTGGATGAGTTCAGCAGCCCGCTGCTGTGGCAATTACTTGACGAGGCCAAGCGCCTTGGCATTGCCATGCTCGGCGCCAAGGCGGACACCGCGGTCATCATCGGCCGGCACGCCGAGCTCCGTCTGGACGCCCGGGCGCCTGAGTCGGGCCTGACCCTGGAGCCCTCGCTCTACATCGACGGGACGCCGCAGCCGCTGGAAATGGCCGGTGCCATCGGCAACCACGGAGCGTACAGCTACGACAACGTGCTACGCCAAATCACGCTGGCTCCCACTCGAAAGCAGTTGACTGCCGGCGAGCAGCAGCTGCTGCAGCGGCCTGCCGCCGTCGCCGTTCCTGAGCAGGATGTCCCGCAGTTCCTCGAACAGGTCTATCCCCGGCTGCAGCGCACCATTAGCGTCACCAGCAGCGACGCCTCCGTGGAGCTGCCCGAAATCCTGCCGCCTACGCTTGTCCTTACGGCGACCTACGGCAAAGCGAACAGCCTGAAGCTGGAATGGGCCTTCGAATACGGCCGGAAAGAGTCGGCGGCCCGCAAGCCGCTCGAAGCAGAACCGCAGGAAACCGGCTACCGGGACGCGGAAGCCGAAGCCGAGTTGAAGGCTGCCGTCCGCAAAGTCCTGCACGTTGAGCACATTCCGGCCGAAACCACGGTTAAGGACATGGGCGCCGTGGATTTCACGCAGGAGACGATTCCCAGGCTGGAAAAGATCGACGGCGTGCGCGTGGACGTCATCGGCGAGCAGCCTGACTATCGCGAGCTCACCGAGACGCCGGAACTGACCATCAGTACCGTGGAAACCGAGCAGACCGACTGGTTCGATCTGGGTGTCATGGTCACGGTGGCCGGCCGCAAGATCCCCTTCGGCGACATCTTCAAGGCACTGTCCAAGGGGCAGAAGAAGCTCCTGCTGGTGGACAAAACCTACCTGTCACTGGAACAGCCCGTGTTCGACAAGCTGCGCGAACTGGTGGATGAGGCTATGGCCTTGCAGGACCGGGGCAGCGGCGAACTGCAGATCAGCCGGTACCAGGCCGGGCTGTGGGCCGAGTTCGAGGAGCTCGCCGAGGACACGGAGCAGGCGCAGGCCTGGCAGCAGTCGGTCAGCGGGCTGCTGAAGCTGGACAAGGTGGAGCCCACGCCCCTGCCGGCCGGGCTGCACGCGGAACTGCGTCCCTACCAGGCCGAGGGGTTTAACTGGCTGGCCTTCCTGTGGCGGTATCGCCTCGGCGGAGTGCTCGCCGACGACATGGGCCTGGGCAAGACGCTGCAGGCTTTGGCGCTGATGCTTCACGCTAAGGAAACCGCAACAAACGACGTCGGCCCCTTCCTCGTCGTCGCCCCCACCTCCGTGGTACCCAACTGGGTGACCGAAGCCCGCCGGTTCGCTCCCGGCCTGCGCGTCACCTCGATCACCGATACCCAGGCGCGAACCCGCCTCCCGCTGTCCGAAACGGTGGCAGAGGCCGACGTCGTTATCACTTCCTACACAATTTTCCGACTGAACGCGGAGGACTACCAGGAGCAGAAGTGGGCCGGGTTGATCCTCGACGAGGCACAGTTCGTGAAGAACCGCACCACCAAGGCTCACCAAGCTGCCCGCCACCTGCAGACACCGTTCAAGCTGGCCATCACCGGTACACCCATGGAAAACAATCTGATGGAGCTGTGGTCGATCTTCGCGATTACGGCCCCGGGACTGTTCCCCTCGGCGCTGAAATTTGCGGACACGTACCAGCGGCCCATCGAACGCAGCGGCAGCACCGAACTGCTGGCCAGATTACGACGGCGGATCCGGCCGCTGATGATGCGGCGCACCAAGGAGGCGGTCGCCTCGGACCTGCCGCCGAAGCAGGAACAGGTCCTCGAGGTTGAGCTCAGCGCCAAGCACCGGAAGATTTACGACACCCACCTGCAGCGCGAGCGGCAAAAGATCATGCGCCTGGTGGACAACATGGACAAGAACCGGTTCACCATCTTCCAGTCGCTGACGCTGCTGCGCATGCTCAGCCTGGATGCTTCGCTGATCCACGATGACTACGCCGCCGTGCCGTCAAGCAAACTGGATGTCCTCTTCGAGCAACTCGAGGACGTGCTGGCGGAAGGCCACCGGGCACTGATTTTCAGCCAGTTCACCAGCTTCCTCAAGAAAGCAGCCGAACGCCTCGATGTCGAGGGCGTCGAATACACCTACTTGGACGGCTCCACCCGCCGCCGGGCCGAGGTGATCAACCGCTTCAAGGAAGGGCATGCGCCAGTCTTCCTGATCAGCCTCAAGGCCGGCGGTTTCGGCCTGAACCTGACGGAAGCGGACTACTGCTTCCTGCTGGATCCCTGGTGGAACCCCGCCAGCGAGGCGCAGGCGGTGGACCGGACGCACCGGATCGGGCAGACCAAGAATGTGATGGTCTACCGAATGGTCGCCAAAAACACCATCGAGGAGAAGGTCATGGCCCTGAAGGAAGGCAAGTCCAAGCTCTTCTCGTCCGTGATGGACGACGACGCCATGTTCTCATCTAAACTCACCGCCGACGACATCCGCGGGTTGCTCGAGAGCTAA